The proteins below are encoded in one region of Desulfatirhabdium butyrativorans DSM 18734:
- a CDS encoding cytochrome c3 family protein, translating into MKRKYVWSMVAGACLVLFSAWVIAGTTVPDVIKMDTKGYKEHTKGIVEFHHKKHIEEYKNTCGECHHDKDGKPLANLKAGDDVKACIECHKIPGEKPKGKDAPKLTEKEALQYHAEAMHQNCQGCHKEYNKKNNTNTAPTTCVKCHPKK; encoded by the coding sequence ATGAAACGGAAGTATGTGTGGAGTATGGTGGCAGGTGCGTGTTTGGTGCTGTTCTCGGCCTGGGTCATTGCCGGAACGACCGTTCCGGACGTCATCAAGATGGATACCAAGGGCTACAAAGAGCACACCAAGGGAATCGTGGAGTTTCATCACAAAAAGCATATCGAAGAATACAAGAACACCTGCGGTGAGTGCCATCATGACAAAGACGGCAAGCCCCTGGCCAACCTGAAGGCAGGCGACGATGTAAAAGCATGCATCGAATGCCACAAAATCCCTGGGGAAAAACCCAAGGGAAAGGATGCGCCGAAACTGACGGAAAAAGAAGCGCTGCAGTACCATGCCGAGGCAATGCATCAGAATTGCCAGGGATGCCACAAGGAGTACAACAAGAAGAACAATACCAACACGGCGCCGACAACCTGCGTAAAATGCCATCCCAAGAAGTAA
- the tatC gene encoding twin-arginine translocase subunit TatC, producing the protein MSDQTEPEDKRPFIEHLEELRHRLIVCFIAIAIGFVVCFAIKEWLFHILSAPLVAVMEPGEKLIYTGLPEAFFTYMKLAFLAGVVLSSPVIIYQFWMFVAPGLYTTERRMLLPILLLSSLFFISGAMFGYFVVFPIGFQYFLGFGTDTIRPLLSMKEYLSLATTFLFAFGLIFELPLVLIFLVKLGVISIEFLQKQRKFAILIIFIVAAILTPPDVVSQILMAIPMMILYEFSIIGAKIFVRRPVRKNAAETEEHSETDA; encoded by the coding sequence GTGTCTGACCAGACAGAACCAGAAGACAAACGTCCGTTCATCGAGCATCTCGAAGAACTCAGACACAGGCTGATCGTCTGTTTCATCGCCATCGCCATCGGGTTCGTCGTGTGTTTTGCCATAAAGGAATGGCTGTTTCATATCCTCTCCGCACCCCTTGTGGCTGTCATGGAGCCGGGTGAAAAGCTCATTTATACGGGGCTTCCAGAAGCCTTTTTCACCTATATGAAGCTGGCCTTTCTTGCCGGAGTCGTCCTCTCAAGTCCCGTGATCATCTATCAGTTCTGGATGTTTGTCGCCCCCGGGCTTTATACCACCGAAAGACGGATGCTCCTGCCCATTCTGCTGTTATCCTCTCTGTTTTTTATCAGCGGCGCAATGTTTGGATATTTCGTCGTTTTTCCGATCGGGTTCCAGTATTTTCTGGGCTTCGGCACGGATACGATCCGCCCGCTGCTATCCATGAAAGAATACCTGAGCCTTGCGACGACATTTCTTTTTGCCTTCGGTCTGATTTTTGAACTTCCCCTCGTCCTGATCTTTCTGGTCAAGCTCGGCGTCATTTCCATCGAATTCTTGCAGAAGCAGCGTAAGTTTGCGATCCTGATCATCTTCATTGTCGCCGCCATTCTGACGCCACCGGATGTCGTTTCCCAGATATTGATGGCCATTCCCATGATGATTCTTTATGAATTCAGCATTATCGGTGCGAAGATATTCGTTCGAAGGCCGGTGCGAAAAAATGCTGCCGAGACGGAAGAGCACTCGGAAACCGATGCGTGA
- the tatB gene encoding Sec-independent protein translocase protein TatB: MFGIGMQEMILILAVALIVVGPKRLPEIAKMMGRAMGEFRKATSELKESIDPDNSLSDVKKAFTEMNQSVSNTVYDAMLAQEETPEAPAKDQSPEPPPVSDSGDTKRV; the protein is encoded by the coding sequence ATGTTTGGAATCGGAATGCAGGAGATGATCCTGATTCTGGCAGTTGCCCTGATTGTGGTTGGTCCCAAGCGGCTGCCCGAAATAGCGAAAATGATGGGCAGGGCCATGGGGGAGTTTAGAAAAGCGACGAGCGAGTTGAAAGAATCGATCGATCCGGACAACAGTCTCAGTGATGTCAAAAAAGCCTTTACGGAAATGAATCAGTCCGTCAGCAATACGGTATATGATGCCATGCTTGCCCAGGAAGAAACACCCGAAGCGCCCGCAAAGGATCAGTCCCCCGAACCTCCCCCCGTTTCCGATTCCGGAGATACCAAACGTGTCTGA